ACCTCCCCTTCGGTCGGCCGGTCGAGGCCAGCCATGAGGCCGAGCAGCGTCGACTTCCCGCTGCCCGAGGGGCCGAGGATCGCGACGAACTCTCCGGGGTCGACCGCGAGGTCGATCCGGTCCAAGATCGTGAGCATCCGGTCTCCCGACGGTAGCCGCTTCGTGAGGCCGCGCAGCTCGATGCGGGGTGGTGTGGTCATGAGGGGTGTTTATCCTATCCTGGTGATCCTCGCCACCGGCTGGCTCCTGACGACGGGCTGCGGCGAGGAGCCCGGCCAGCGGGGTGACGCGACCGGATCCGTGCCGGACGGTGCGGCGCGAGCCGAGGCGCCGGCCTCGAACGGCCCGACGGGTCCCCTCGTCGTCTTCCTCGGCGACAGCCTGACCGCGGGTCTGGGCCTCTCGGAAGACCTGGCGTACCCGGCGGTCCTCGAGCGGCGGCTTCGTGAGTCAGGGGTTCCCGTCCGCGTGGTGAACGCCGGCGTCAGCGGCGATACGACCGCCGGCGGTCTGGCGCGTCTCACCTGGATTCTAAGGCAGCGGCCGGACGTGCTCGTGGTGGGCCTCGGCGCGAACGACGCGCTTCGGGGCCAGCCCCTTCCGAGCGTCGAGGCGAACCTCCGGGCGATCGTCGAGGCGGGAACCGGCGCCGGCTCGCGCGTGCTCCTGCTGGGCATGCGCATCCCCACGAACTACGGCCCCGACTACGCCGAGGGATTCGCGGCGATCTACCCGCGATTGGCGAAGAGTCTCGGCGTCGCGCTGGTGCCGTTCCTGCTCGAGGGGGTCGGCGGGCGTCCAGCGCTCAACCAGGCGGACGGACTCCATCCGAACGCCCGGGGCCAGGAGATCGTCGCGGAGAACGTGTTCCCCTACCTGGAACGCGTGCTCCGGACGGTCCGCCGGGCGCGCGCGCCGACAAGCCGGGCGGCCGTCACCAGGGCCGGCTGCCGCGGAGCTTCCTCAGGCGC
Above is a genomic segment from Terriglobia bacterium containing:
- a CDS encoding arylesterase; the protein is MRGVYPILVILATGWLLTTGCGEEPGQRGDATGSVPDGAARAEAPASNGPTGPLVVFLGDSLTAGLGLSEDLAYPAVLERRLRESGVPVRVVNAGVSGDTTAGGLARLTWILRQRPDVLVVGLGANDALRGQPLPSVEANLRAIVEAGTGAGSRVLLLGMRIPTNYGPDYAEGFAAIYPRLAKSLGVALVPFLLEGVGGRPALNQADGLHPNARGQEIVAENVFPYLERVLRTVRRARAPTSRAAVTRAGCRGASSGA